One window from the genome of Cucumis melo cultivar AY chromosome 10, USDA_Cmelo_AY_1.0, whole genome shotgun sequence encodes:
- the LOC103488790 gene encoding lipoyl synthase, chloroplastic — protein sequence MIIHSSLSISNQSPSSSHSPLPFVKLRNFSNHSLRFRRSISVIRCEALDSSSSEVAVQSSYSSSSSVGGRVMEPQEGSSKAGPYPGGMGPHTGRDPSVKKPGWLRQRAPQGEKFQEVKDSLSRLNLNTVCEEAQCPNIGECWNGGGDGIATATIMLLGDTCTRGCRFCAVKTSRNPAPPDPMEPLNTAKAIASWGVDYIVLTSVDRDDIPDGGSGHFAQTVKAMKELKPEIMVECLTSDFRGDLKAVETLVHSGLDVFAHNIETVKRLQRIVRDPRAGYDQSLAVLKHAKHSKEGMITKSSIMLGLGESDDELKEALADLRAIDVDILTLGQYLQPTPLHLTVKEYVTPEKFAFWKEYGESIGFRYVASGPLVRSSYRAGELFVQTMVRERVKSSTAN from the exons ATGATTATTCATTCTTCGCTTTCAATTTCCAATCagtctccttcttcttctcattCGCCTCTCCCATTTGTTAAACTCCGCAACTTCTCTAATCATTCCCTCCGTTTTCGCCGGTCGATTTCAGTGATTCGATGTGAAGCTCTCGATTCCTCTTCTTCAGAGGTGGCGGTGCAGTcctcttattcttcttcttcttcggtgGGAGGTAGGGTTATGGAACCCCAAGAGGGTTCTTCCAAGGCAGGTCCATATCCCGGAGGAATGGGGCCTCACACCGGCAGAGATCCGAGTGTGAAGAAGCCTGGTTGGTTGAGGCAACGAGCTCCCCAGGGAGAGAAATTTCAGGAGGTCAAAGACTCCTTGTCTCGTTTGAATCTCAATACTGTTTGTGAAGAGGCTCAATGCCCCAACATTGGAGAg TGTTGGAATGGGGGAGGGGATGGAATTGCAACTGCCACAATTATGCTTCTTGGGGATACATGCACTCGGGGATGTAGATTTTGTGCTGTTAAGACTAGCAGAAACCCTGCACCTCCCGATCCAATGGAACCACTTAATACTGCTAAAGCTATTGCCAGTTGGGG TGTGGATTACATCGTCTTAACAAGTGTAGACCGTGATGATATTCCTGATGGAGGAAGTGGGCATTTTGCTCAAACAGTTAAAGCAATGAAG GAACTTAAGCCCGAGATAATGGTTGAATGCTTAACTTCTGATTTCCGAGGTGACTTAAAGGCTGTGGAGACTCTTGTTCACTCAGGGTTAGATGTATTTGCTCACAATATCGAGACTGTGAAACGGCTTCAAAGAATTGTTAGAGATCCTCGAGCTGG TTATGACCAAAGCTTAGCCGTGCTAAAACATGCAAAGCACAGTAAGGAGGGGATGATAACCAAATCTTCAATCATGCTAGGGCTTGGAGAATCCGATGATGAATTGAAGGAAGCTCTTGCTGATTTAAGGGCCATAGATGTGGATATTCTTACACTTGGGCAGTATTTGCAG CCCACCCCATTACACCTGACTGTCAAAGAATACGTCACACCTGAAAAGTTTGCATTCTGGAAAGAATATGGGGAGTCGATTGGATTCCGATACGTGGCCAGTGGGCCCTTG GTTCGATCATCATATCGGGCAGGCGAGCTCTTCGTCCAAACCATGGTTAGAGAAAGGGTCAAAAGCTCAACTGCAAATTGA
- the LOC103488789 gene encoding uncharacterized protein LOC103488789, with protein MASLTSSSYCCSYTSQLLHRPNSPFPKFPSSTFSPFTVSNRSTLLLAAAKKKDSDSVPAVTKESKNSKSNTVGDEDEFVEVEEELPWYQEKALDLVEFSGSVTQAIPGPRVGQSSLPWILAVPLAYLGVTFVIAFVKTVRKFNSPKEKRRRQVTKNAILCKSVDELLEKGRDEVKPEALAEIVQKTGFSVDEILRKYIRYALNEKPFNPELVANLIQLRKASALEDTQVAQVLNEVSRRIERDKGPVVMNMSGYTEKGFKRKLAVQALFGKIFYLSELPEFCSKDSSLSVKEIFGVTDEDAEKLRIHTLSEVGDMDSLQKMAGISDSEDLKDDPSDESND; from the exons ATGGCTTCCCTCACTTCCTCTTCTTATTGCTGTTCCTACACTTCCCAATTGCTTCACCGCCCCAATTCTCCATTTCCAAAATTTCCTTCTTCTACTTTCTCTCCATTCACCGTCTCGAACCGCTCAACACTTCTCTTAGCAGCGGCGAAGAAGAAGGACTCCGATTCAGTTCCTGCTGTCACAAAGGAATCTAAAAATTCCAAGAGTAATACAGTTGGAGACGAGGACGAATTCGTGGAAGTGGAAGAGGAGTTGCCTTGGTATCAGGAGAAGGCCTTGGACCTTGTGGAGTTCTCTGGCTCTGTTACTCAGGCAATTCCTGGCCCTAGGGTTGGCCAGAGCTCGTTGCCTTGGATTCTTGCTGTTCCTCTTGCTTATTTAGGAGTTACTTTTGTTATCGCCTTCGTTAAGACTGTTCGGAAATTCAATTCCCCTAAAGAAAAACGCCGGAGACAG GTCACAAAAAATGCCATTCTCTGCAAATCAGTAGATGAGCTGCTTGAGAAAGGAAGGGATGAAGTAAAACCTGAGGCTCTTGCTGAAATCGTGCAGAAG ACAGGTTTCAGTGTGGATGAAATTCTGCGGAAGTACATCCGTTATGCACTGAATGAAAAACCATTCAACCCTGAATTGGTTGCCAACCTGATTCAGCTAAGAAAAGCTTCTGCATTGGAGGATACTCAGGTTGCTCAAGTTCTGAATGAGGTATCAAGGAGGATTGAGAGAGATAAAG gtCCAGTTGTTATGAATATGTCAGGTTATACCGAGAAGGGTTTCAAGAGAAAACTAGCTGTGCAGGCCCTTTTTGGCAAAATCTTCTACCTGTCTGAG CTGCCGGAATTCTGTTCGAAAGATAGCTCTTTGAGTGTGAAAGAAATATTTGGTGTTACAGA TGAAGATGCTGAAAAACTAAGAATACACACACTCTCCGAAGTTGGGGACATGGATTCTCTTCAAAAGATGGCTGGCATTTCAGATTCCGAAGATTTAAAAGATGACCCATCTGATGAAAGCAATGATTAA
- the LOC103488792 gene encoding pyruvate kinase, cytosolic isozyme yields MANIDIEGILKELPNDGRIPKTKIVCTLGPASRSVTMIEKLLRAGMNVARFNFSHGTHEYHQETLNNLRTAMQNTQILCAVMLDTKGPEIRTGFLKDGKPIQLKEGQEVIITTDYSIKGDEEMISMSYQKLAVDLKPGNNILCSDGTITLTVLSCDPEAGRVVCRCENTAMLGERKNVNLPGVVVDLPTLTEKDKEDILGWGVPNSIDMIALSFVRKGSDLVTVRKILGPHAKHIKLMSKVENQEGVINFDEILRETDAFMVARGDLGMEIPVEKIFLAQKMMIYKCNLAGKPVVTATQMLESMIKSPRPTRAEATDVANAVLDGTDCVMLSGESAAGSYPEIAVKIMARICIEAESSLDYGVVFKEMIRATPLPMSPLESLASSAVRTANKARAKLIVVLTRGGTTAKLVAKYRPAVPILSVVVPVLTTDSFDWTCSDESPARHSLIHRGLIPILAEGSAKATDAESTEVILEAALKSAMGKGLCKPGDAIVALHRIGAASVIKICIVK; encoded by the exons ATGGCCAATATTGATATTGAAGGGATTCTTAAGGAACTTCCTAATGATGGGCGTATTCCCAAAACGAAAATTGTTTGTACTTTGGGACCTGCTTCTCGATCGGTGACTATGATCGAGAAGCTTCTTAGGGCTGGTATGAATGTTGCTCGTTTCAATTTTTCTCACGGTACACATGAGTATCATCAAGAGACTTTGAACAATCTCAGGACCGCCATGCAGAATACTCAAATCCTTTGCGCCGTCATGCTTGATACTAAG GGACCAGAAATTCGGACTGGTTTCTTGAAGGATGGGAAACCAATTCAACTGAAAGAAGGCCAAGAAGTGATCATAACTACGGATTATAGCATCAAGGGGGATGAAGAAATGATCTCAATGAGTTATCAGAAGCTTGCTGTGGACTTGAAGCCAGGAAATAATATATTGTGTTCAGATGGCACAATCACCCTCACAGTCTTGTCTTGTGATCCAGAAGCTGGGAGGGTGGTATGTCGTTGTGAAAACACAGCAATgttgggagagagaaagaatGTGAATCTTCCTGGTGTAGTGGTAGATCTTCCCACTCTGACAGAAAAGGATAAAGAAGATATTCTTGGTTGGGGTGTTCCCAATAGTATTGATATGATTGCCCTTTCGTTTGTTCGCAAGGGTTCTGATCTCGTCACTGTCCGCAAGATTCTTGGCCCCCATGCCAAACATATAAAACTGATGTCAAAG GTTGAGAACCAGGAGGGAGTTATCAATTTTGATGAAATTTTGCGTGAGACTGATGCATTCATGGTTGCTCGAGGTGATCTTGGAATGGAAATTCCAGTTGAGAAGATCTTCTTGGCACAAAAAATGATGATTTACAAGTGTAATCTTGCTGGCAAGCCTGTGGTTACAGCTACACAGATGCTTGAATCAATGATCAAATCTCCACGGCCAACCCGTGCAGAGGCTACAGATGTCGCTAATGCTGTTCTTGATGGCACTGATTGCGTTATGCTTAGTGGTGAGAGTGCAGCTGGGTCTTACCCTGAAATTGCTGTAAAGATCATGGCTCGTATTTGTATTGAAGCAGAATCATCCTTGGACTATGGTGTTGTTTTTAAGGAGATGATAAGGGCCACCCCACTTCCAATGAGTCCATTGGAGAGTCTTGCTTCCTCAGCCGTTCGAACTGCTAACAAGGCAAGAGCAAAACTCATCGTCGTGTTGACTCGTGGTGGAACCACTGCCAAGTTGGTTGCTAAGTATAGGCCAGCTGTTCCCATCCTCTCAGTCGTCGTTCCAGTTTTAACTACCGATTCTTTCGATTGGACTTGCAGCGACGAATCCCCAGCCAGACACAGCCTGATCCACAGAGGCTTGATTCCTATATTGGCTGAAGGATCTGCTAAGGCCACAGATGCCGAATCCACAGAAGTAATACTTGAAGCTGCACTGAAATCCGCTATGGGGAAAGGACTGTGCAAACCTGGGGATGCCATTGTCGCACTTCACCGAATTGGAGCTGCCTCCGTCATCAAGATATGCATTGTGAAATGA